A window from bacterium encodes these proteins:
- a CDS encoding CPBP family intramembrane metalloprotease — MTHAPASHAMNWKPVVWYLGIVFALTYGMNAWVFTQGGLSNPQVFTISAAIQMLFPAMVAIIFRQFVTKEGFKHSGLKLGKKRYYAIAFGLMLGWVVLAIGLSALTPWLTLDWGLTKVQGVMSKIAENAGKPIGLPPVAFLGAAALQAIVLGPIIGLPALFGEEYGWRGYLLPKLLPLGTTKALVLHGVIWGLWHAPLIAMGYNYPGQPVFGILLMTAFCILTGAIFAWLYYASGSIWVASYAHGVLNQSVSYALALLVVSYNSLLGGTLGLIGMALLALIVWGLARTGRLAVIGNAPLS; from the coding sequence ATGACCCACGCCCCAGCGTCCCACGCCATGAACTGGAAACCCGTCGTCTGGTATCTCGGCATCGTCTTCGCCCTCACCTACGGCATGAACGCCTGGGTCTTCACCCAGGGCGGCCTTTCCAACCCGCAGGTCTTCACGATCAGCGCGGCCATCCAGATGCTCTTCCCCGCCATGGTCGCCATCATTTTCCGGCAGTTCGTGACCAAGGAAGGCTTCAAGCACAGCGGGCTGAAGCTCGGCAAGAAGCGCTACTACGCGATCGCCTTCGGCCTCATGCTCGGCTGGGTCGTCCTCGCCATCGGCCTCTCGGCCCTCACCCCCTGGCTCACGCTCGATTGGGGCCTGACCAAGGTCCAGGGCGTGATGAGCAAGATCGCCGAAAATGCGGGCAAGCCGATCGGCTTGCCGCCCGTCGCCTTCCTGGGCGCCGCGGCGCTGCAGGCGATCGTGCTTGGCCCCATCATCGGCCTTCCCGCGCTGTTCGGCGAGGAATACGGCTGGCGCGGCTACCTCCTGCCCAAGCTGCTGCCCCTCGGCACCACCAAGGCCCTGGTGCTGCACGGCGTCATCTGGGGGCTGTGGCACGCGCCGCTGATCGCCATGGGCTACAACTACCCCGGCCAGCCGGTGTTCGGCATCCTCTTGATGACCGCCTTCTGCATCCTCACCGGCGCGATCTTCGCCTGGCTCTACTACGCCTCGGGCAGCATCTGGGTGGCGAGCTACGCCCACGGAGTCCTCAACCAGAGCGTCTCGTACGCCCTGGCCCTCCTGGTGGTGTCTTACAACTCGCTGCTCGGTGGCACCCTCGGTTTGATCGGTATGGCCCTGCTCGCCCTCATCGTCTGGGGGCTGGCCCGGACCGGTCGCCTCGCCGTCATCGGCAACGCGCCCCTCAGCTAA
- a CDS encoding SdpI family protein — protein sequence MRWTLKTEWLSLLLVGASVALAAYYWPQLPDQIPTHWGPTGAPDQWASKTTGAFIGPLMGVFFYVLVSALPWLDPRGRHVAQSHGILEVIKNTLCAFALFMTYLTLSASVSPGQHLPIAGLMIGLGLLFVVIGNYLPKVRSNFFIGIRTPWTLSNEEVWYQTHRLGGKLMVVAGILVILSAWLPQPQQLAVLLGAIGFSSLYPILFSYRLYKRLATK from the coding sequence ATGCGCTGGACGCTCAAGACTGAATGGCTTTCCCTGTTGCTCGTCGGCGCAAGCGTGGCGCTTGCGGCCTACTACTGGCCGCAGTTGCCCGACCAGATCCCGACCCATTGGGGCCCCACGGGGGCCCCTGACCAGTGGGCCTCGAAGACCACCGGGGCCTTCATCGGCCCGCTGATGGGCGTCTTCTTCTACGTCTTGGTCTCGGCGCTGCCCTGGCTCGATCCGCGCGGGCGCCACGTGGCCCAGTCCCACGGCATTCTCGAAGTCATCAAGAACACCCTCTGCGCCTTCGCCCTGTTCATGACCTACCTGACCCTGTCGGCCTCCGTGTCGCCAGGCCAGCACCTGCCCATCGCCGGCCTGATGATCGGGCTGGGGCTCCTCTTCGTGGTGATCGGCAACTACCTGCCCAAGGTGCGCTCCAACTTCTTCATCGGGATCCGCACCCCCTGGACCCTCTCGAACGAAGAGGTCTGGTATCAGACCCACCGGCTGGGCGGCAAGCTGATGGTCGTCGCCGGGATCCTCGTCATCCTCTCGGCCTGGCTGCCGCAGCCGCAGCAGTTGGCCGTCCTGCTCGGTGCCATCGGCTTCAGCTCGCTTTACCCGATCCTCTTCTCGTACCGGCTCTACAAGCGACTCGCGACGAAATAA
- a CDS encoding DUF2203 family protein, producing MKRFSLAEANAMIPALCRRLDAAEAELEPLRLSVKEANDTLLSREWRMRQARQDGAPPLSMAELSADWDEAAADLFATREHLAEREKAWTRLFARSGVLMRDLRKGTLDIPAEHNGQAVCFCWTRGESLIQYWHPVGAHDEADPRPLTEQA from the coding sequence TTGAAGCGCTTCAGTCTCGCAGAGGCCAATGCGATGATCCCCGCTCTCTGCCGGCGTCTCGACGCCGCTGAGGCGGAGCTCGAGCCGCTGCGCCTGAGCGTCAAGGAAGCTAACGACACCCTCCTGTCGCGGGAGTGGCGGATGCGCCAGGCCCGGCAGGATGGCGCGCCCCCGCTCTCCATGGCGGAGCTTTCGGCTGACTGGGACGAGGCCGCCGCCGACCTGTTCGCCACCCGCGAGCACCTGGCCGAGCGCGAGAAGGCCTGGACGCGCCTCTTTGCTCGGAGCGGCGTGCTGATGCGCGACTTGCGCAAGGGGACCCTCGACATCCCGGCCGAGCACAACGGGCAGGCGGTTTGCTTCTGCTGGACCCGCGGCGAGAGCCTGATCCAGTACTGGCACCCGGTCGGCGCCCACGACGAGGCCGACCCGCGCCCGCTCACCGAGCAGGCCTGA
- a CDS encoding ABC transporter ATP-binding protein, producing MTIAIETEDLALSFGDLKAVDGLSFQVEQGTVFGVLGPNGAGKTTTVRLLNGLLSPTRGKSRVLGLDPTVDGSRLRAQTGVLTETPSLYERLTARENLELVGEMYGVPRRELDGRVRRALSLLGLEDRADTKAGGFSKGMKQRLAIARTLLHEPALLFLDEPTSGLDPESAQQVIELIEQLSREEGRTVFLCTHQLQEAERLCDRVALFNQGRLLAAGTVSELAERLGEGHRLEIAFFARPREGLLEGLKTLPGVLETRLADLVLSVRLADAHYGSALVSALASQGAEIRSVQAHEASLSDIYFTLQRQEREVRA from the coding sequence ATGACCATCGCCATCGAAACCGAAGACCTCGCCCTCTCGTTCGGGGACCTCAAGGCCGTGGACGGCCTGAGCTTCCAGGTCGAACAGGGAACGGTCTTCGGCGTCCTCGGCCCGAACGGCGCGGGCAAGACCACCACCGTTCGCCTCCTCAACGGCCTGCTTTCGCCCACCCGCGGCAAGAGCCGCGTGCTCGGGCTCGACCCGACCGTCGACGGCAGCCGCCTGCGCGCCCAGACGGGGGTGCTCACCGAGACGCCCTCGCTCTACGAGCGGCTGACGGCCCGCGAGAACCTCGAACTCGTGGGCGAGATGTACGGCGTGCCCCGGCGCGAGCTCGACGGCAGGGTCCGGCGCGCCCTCTCGCTGCTCGGCCTCGAAGACCGCGCCGACACCAAGGCGGGGGGCTTCAGCAAGGGCATGAAGCAGCGGCTTGCGATCGCCCGCACCCTCTTGCACGAGCCGGCCCTGCTCTTTCTCGACGAGCCGACCTCGGGCCTCGACCCCGAATCGGCCCAGCAGGTGATCGAGCTGATCGAGCAGTTGAGCCGCGAAGAAGGACGCACCGTCTTCCTGTGCACTCACCAGCTCCAGGAGGCAGAGCGCCTCTGCGACCGGGTGGCCCTCTTCAATCAGGGGCGCCTGCTCGCCGCGGGCACCGTCTCCGAGCTCGCCGAGCGCCTGGGCGAGGGGCACCGGCTCGAGATCGCCTTCTTCGCCCGGCCCCGCGAGGGGCTCCTCGAAGGTCTCAAGACGCTGCCGGGCGTCCTCGAAACGCGTCTGGCGGATCTGGTCCTGTCGGTACGCCTGGCGGACGCCCACTACGGCTCGGCGCTGGTCAGCGCCCTGGCGAGCCAAGGGGCCGAGATCCGCAGCGTCCAGGCTCACGAGGCCAGCCTCTCGGACATCTACTTCACCCTCCAGCGCCAAGAAAGGGAGGTGCGCGCATGA
- a CDS encoding ABC transporter permease subunit, with protein MNWQRIRAIAKKDLLEVSRNRAAIVPSLVVPLVFVVVLPLIIIFATGHSGMQTAKTAETVAMLRQNLPATVTSGLAGMSDHQAMVLLMLGYMMAPMFLVLPMMLATIVGADSFAGEKERKTLEALLYTPATDAELFIGKTLAAVVPAVLLAWGSFAVYALVVNLAGYDLMGRIWFPTAQWWPMMLWVTPAIAVMGMAVTVLVSAKVSTFMEANQAAGMLVFLVLALVAGQATGVLYLGTWVAIALGTVFWLVNVGLVTLAVRKFSRSALLSRR; from the coding sequence ATGAACTGGCAACGGATCCGGGCGATCGCCAAGAAGGACCTGCTCGAAGTCTCGCGAAACCGCGCGGCCATCGTGCCGTCGCTGGTGGTGCCCCTCGTCTTCGTGGTCGTGCTGCCCCTCATCATCATCTTCGCCACCGGCCACTCGGGCATGCAGACGGCCAAGACCGCCGAAACCGTCGCGATGCTGCGGCAGAACCTGCCCGCAACCGTGACGAGCGGCCTGGCGGGCATGAGCGACCACCAGGCCATGGTCCTGCTGATGCTCGGCTACATGATGGCGCCCATGTTCCTCGTCCTGCCGATGATGCTCGCCACCATCGTGGGGGCCGACTCCTTTGCCGGCGAGAAGGAGCGCAAGACCCTCGAGGCCCTGCTCTACACCCCTGCGACCGACGCGGAGCTCTTCATCGGGAAGACCCTTGCCGCCGTGGTCCCCGCCGTCTTGCTCGCCTGGGGCAGCTTCGCCGTCTACGCGCTGGTCGTCAACCTCGCCGGCTACGACCTCATGGGGCGCATCTGGTTCCCGACCGCCCAGTGGTGGCCCATGATGCTGTGGGTCACCCCCGCGATCGCCGTCATGGGCATGGCCGTCACCGTCCTGGTCTCGGCCAAGGTCAGCACCTTCATGGAGGCCAACCAGGCGGCAGGCATGCTGGTCTTCCTGGTGCTCGCGCTGGTGGCGGGCCAGGCGACCGGCGTGCTCTACCTCGGCACCTGGGTGGCGATCGCCCTCGGGACCGTCTTCTGGCTCGTGAACGTCGGCCTCGTGACGCTCGCCGTGCGCAAGTTCTCCCGCAGTGCGTTGCTGTCTCGGCGCTAA
- a CDS encoding winged helix-turn-helix transcriptional regulator produces the protein MALNEVFKAIADPTRRQILALLRERPLNAGEIADHFALSKPSISHHLAQLKQADLIFGERDGTTITYHLNLTVFEELVTSVMDLWKGERHALDAQD, from the coding sequence ATGGCACTCAATGAGGTCTTCAAGGCGATCGCCGACCCGACACGGCGGCAGATCCTCGCGCTCTTGCGCGAGCGCCCCCTGAACGCCGGCGAGATCGCGGATCACTTCGCGCTCTCCAAGCCGTCCATCTCGCACCACCTCGCCCAGCTCAAGCAGGCGGATTTGATTTTCGGCGAGCGGGACGGCACGACCATCACCTATCACCTCAACCTGACCGTCTTCGAGGAGCTGGTCACGAGCGTGATGGACCTCTGGAAAGGAGAGCGCCATGCGCTGGACGCTCAAGACTGA
- a CDS encoding HEAT repeat domain-containing protein → MNEDISLDSVIFDLRDPDPAVRSQAAIVLGLSNNPMVVEYLMQVLAFDDELQVKRSAAIGLGNLGLPSGIQPLLLAIQSKDAELRTFAAEALAKIKAPETVEILMMALQGGPTMQLGAMEALAMIGDPRALGALEAMVPASDPKLEAMRQAAMATLGTADQQAHQALVTQLSAPDAGLRARAVDSLAARGPAEFSHVVRALEDADPYVRARAAHALGGFADSGALEPLAQRLRDPDALVRSAAAEALGTIGDPRAITWLTETIDALEDDSSRREMLDALGKLTKQAVR, encoded by the coding sequence TTGAACGAAGACATTTCGCTGGACTCGGTCATCTTCGACCTGCGCGACCCCGATCCGGCCGTTCGCTCCCAGGCGGCCATCGTGCTCGGCCTCTCCAACAACCCCATGGTCGTCGAGTACCTCATGCAGGTCCTCGCCTTCGACGACGAGCTACAAGTCAAGCGCAGCGCCGCCATCGGCCTCGGTAACCTGGGCCTGCCGAGCGGGATCCAGCCCCTCTTGCTCGCCATCCAGTCCAAGGACGCCGAGCTTCGGACCTTCGCCGCCGAGGCCCTCGCCAAGATCAAGGCCCCCGAGACGGTCGAGATCCTCATGATGGCGCTGCAGGGCGGCCCCACCATGCAGCTCGGCGCCATGGAGGCCCTCGCCATGATCGGCGATCCGCGCGCCCTCGGTGCGCTGGAGGCCATGGTGCCCGCCAGCGACCCCAAGCTCGAGGCCATGCGCCAGGCGGCCATGGCCACCCTCGGCACGGCGGATCAGCAGGCCCACCAGGCGCTCGTCACCCAGCTCTCCGCCCCCGACGCCGGCCTGCGCGCCCGCGCGGTGGACTCGCTGGCCGCCCGCGGCCCCGCCGAGTTCTCGCACGTCGTCCGGGCCCTGGAGGATGCCGATCCCTACGTGCGCGCCCGCGCCGCCCACGCCCTGGGGGGCTTCGCGGACTCCGGCGCCCTCGAGCCGCTCGCCCAGCGCCTGCGCGATCCCGACGCCCTGGTGCGCTCCGCCGCCGCGGAGGCCCTGGGCACCATCGGCGATCCCCGCGCCATCACCTGGCTCACCGAGACCATCGACGCCCTCGAGGACGACTCCTCACGGCGCGAGATGCTCGACGCCCTCGGAAAATTGACCAAGCAGGCCGTGAGGTAA
- a CDS encoding radical SAM protein — translation MTASPAPIDTPAPNVSTVYGPVRSWRVGMSLGIDLLYTTSICSFRCIYCQLGKIQVPTMERKVYVSTERVLEDLRASNWQEADIVTLSGSGEPTLAANLAEVIDGIHAATGKPVMVLTNSTTLKDPQVRRDLAKAEKVFCKLDAADDRTLQIIDRPVEGVTVASIVEGIQALRAEYKGYLAIQMMFMPQNRKELEAFAEILNRIRPDEVQLNTPTRPVPQGWFIEARGNYDVAPYPAIPLKHLSRDEAKAIEDELARLTGLKIVSVFRPADDQH, via the coding sequence GTGACCGCATCGCCCGCCCCCATCGACACTCCCGCCCCGAACGTCTCGACCGTCTACGGTCCGGTGCGCTCGTGGCGCGTCGGCATGAGCCTCGGGATCGACCTGCTCTACACCACCAGCATCTGCTCCTTCCGCTGCATCTACTGCCAGCTCGGCAAGATCCAGGTGCCGACCATGGAACGCAAGGTCTACGTCTCGACCGAGCGGGTGCTCGAGGATCTGCGCGCGAGCAACTGGCAGGAGGCGGACATCGTCACCCTGTCGGGCAGCGGCGAGCCCACCCTCGCCGCCAACCTGGCCGAGGTGATCGACGGCATCCACGCCGCCACGGGCAAGCCCGTCATGGTCCTCACCAACTCCACCACCCTCAAGGACCCGCAGGTCCGCCGCGACCTGGCCAAGGCCGAGAAGGTCTTCTGCAAGCTCGACGCTGCCGACGATCGGACCCTCCAGATCATCGATCGCCCGGTCGAGGGGGTGACGGTCGCCTCCATCGTGGAAGGGATCCAGGCCCTGCGCGCCGAGTACAAGGGCTATCTGGCCATCCAGATGATGTTCATGCCGCAGAACCGCAAGGAGCTCGAAGCCTTCGCCGAGATCCTCAACCGGATCCGCCCGGACGAGGTCCAGCTCAACACCCCCACCCGCCCGGTGCCGCAGGGCTGGTTCATCGAGGCGCGCGGCAACTACGACGTCGCCCCCTATCCCGCCATTCCCCTCAAGCACCTCTCGCGCGACGAGGCCAAGGCCATCGAGGACGAGCTCGCACGCTTGACGGGGCTCAAGATCGTCTCGGTCTTCCGACCGGCCGACGACCAGCACTGA